Proteins from one Setaria italica strain Yugu1 chromosome V, Setaria_italica_v2.0, whole genome shotgun sequence genomic window:
- the LOC101763942 gene encoding 12-oxophytodienoate reductase 1 gives MESAPPPLLTPYKMGEFNLAHRVVLAPLTRCRAYGNVPQPAHMSLYYAQRATPGGLLISEACAVSETARGSPDVPGLWTDEQVEAWKPVVDAVHAKGAVFFAQIWHAGRASLLEWQPNGQAPISSTDKSADIYPVPRRLETGEIPDIVNDFRIAARNAIKAGFDGVEIHAAHGYLFDQFMKDSVNDRDDVYGGSLENRCRFTSEVVAAVADEVGAYHLGIRLSPFADYMDCSDSDPKVLALRVIGHTLNPLGVLYCHMVEPRMRVNPDDGKLTFPHMLMPFRRAFHGTFIVSGGYDREEGNAAIAEGYSDLFAYGRLFLANPDLPARFATNAGLNKYDRSTFYTSDAVVGYTDYPFLDQF, from the exons ATGGAatcggctcctcctccgctcctgaCACCATACAAGATGGGCGAGTTCAACCTGGCGCACAGGGTCGTGCTGGCGCCGCTGACGAGGTGCCGGGCGTACGGGAACGTGCCGCAGCCGGCGCATATGTCGCTCTACTACGCCCAGCGGGCGACGCCGGGCGGCCTCCTCATCTCCGAGGCATGCGCCGTGTCGGAGACCGCGCGCGGGAGCCCTGACGTGCCGGGGCTGTGGACTGACGAGCAGGTGGAGGCCTGGAAGCCCGTCGTCGACGCCGTGCACGCCAAGGGCGCCGTCTTCTTCGCGCAGATTTGGCATGCCGGCCGGGCCTCTTTGCTAG AGTGGCAACCGAATGGGCAAGCACCGATCTCGAGCACGGACAAGAGCGCCGACATATACCCGGTCCCTCGGAGGTTGGAAACAGGGGAGATACCAGACATCGTCAACGACTTCAGGATCGCTGCTAGAAACGCGATCAAAGCAG GCTTTGACGGTGTGGAGATCCACGCGGCGCACGGCTACCTCTTCGATCAATTCATGAAGGACAGCGTCAACGACCGGGACGATGTCTACGGGGGCAGCCTGGAGAACCGGTGCCGCTTCACCTCGGAGGTGGTCGCTGCTGTGGCCGACGAGGTGGGTGCATATCACTTGGGCATCCGCCTCTCCCCGTTCGCGGACTACATGGACTGCAGCGACTCCGATCCGAAGGTGCTCGCCCTCCGTGTCATCGGCCACACGCTGAACCCGCTCGGCGTGCTCTACTGCCACATGGTCGAGCCGCGGATGCGCGTGAACCCGGACGACGGCAAGCTGACCTTCCCGCACATGCTGATGCCGTTCAGGAGAGCATTCCATGGAACGTTCATTGTTAGCGGAGGGTATGATCGGGAGGAAGGCAACGCCGCCATTGCCGAGGGATACAGCGATCTGTTTGCATACGGGCGGCTGTTTCTCGCCAATCCGGACCTCCCGGCACGGTTCGCGACGAACGCCGGGCTGAACAAGTATGACAGGAGCACCTTCTACACCTCCGATGCGGTTGTGGGATACACTGATTACCCCTTTCTCGATCAATTCTAG
- the LOC101763536 gene encoding putative 12-oxophytodienoate reductase 11: MESTPPLLTPYKMGEFNLAHRVVLAPLTRCRAYGNVPQPAHMSLYYCQRATPGGFLISEACAVSETARGYPDVPGLWTDEQVEAWKPIVDTVHAKGAVFFAQIWHTGRVSAPEFQPNGQAPISSTDKQVPPQVSQDGHVSTFAVPRRLETTEIPQVVNDFRIAARNAIKAGFDGVEIHAANGYLFDQFMKDSVNDRDDTYGGTLENRCRFTAEVVAAVAGEVGADRLGVRLSPFTDYMDCSDSDPEALALHVIRSTLNPLGVLYCHMLEPRMRVNPDDGKLTLPHMLLPFRKAFQGTFIVSGGYDQEEGNTAVTDGYGDLVAYGRLFLANPDLPARIARNAGLNNYDRSTFYTSDPVVGYTDYPFLD, translated from the exons ATGGAGTCGACTCCTCCTCTCCTGACACCATACAAGATGGGCGAGTTCAACCTGGCACACAGGGTTGTGCTGGCGCCGCTGACGAGGTGCCGGGCGTATGGGAACGTGCCGCAGCCGGCGCACATGTCCCTTTACTACTGCCAGCGCGCGACGCCAGGCGGCTTCCTCATCTCCGAGGCCTGCGCCGTGTCGGAGACCGCACGAGGGTACCCCGATGTGCCGGGGCTGTGGACCGACGAGCAAGTGGAGGCATGGAAGCCCATCGTCGACACCGTGCACGCCAAGGGCGCCGTCTTCTTCGCGCAGATATGGCACACCGGCCGCGTCTCCGCGCCAG AGTTCCAACCAAATGGGCAGGCACCGATCTCGAGCACGGACAAGCAAGTCCCACCACAGGTGAGCCAGGACGGTCACGTCAGCACGTTCGCGGTCCCTCGGAGGCTGGAAACAACTGAGATACCACAAGTCGTCAACGACTTCCGGATTGCCGCTAGAAACGCGATCAAAGCAG GCTTTGACGGTGTGGAGATCCACGCGGCTAACGGATACCTCTTCGACCAGTTCATGAAGGATAGCGTCAACGACCGGGACGATACATACGGGGGCACCCTGGAGAACCGGTGCCGCTTCACTGCAGAGGTGGTcgcggccgtggccggcgaGGTGGGCGCGGATCGCCTGGGCGTGCGGCTCTCCCCGTTCACGGACTACATGGACTGCAGCGACTCCGACCCGGAGGCGCTGGCGTTGCATGTCATCCGCAGCACGCTGAACCCGCTTGGCGTGCTGTACTGCCACATGCTCGAGCCGCGGATGCGCGTGAACCCGGACGATGGCAAGCTGACCTTGCCTCACATGCTGTTACCATTTAGGAAGGCGTTCCAGGGCACGTTCATCGTCAGCGGAGGGTATGACCAGGAGGAAGGCAACACTGCGGTCACCGATGGCTACGGTGACCTGGTTGCATACGGACGGCTGTTTCTCGCCAACCCGGACCTCCCGGCACGGATTGCAAGGAACGCCGGGCTGAACAACTACGACAGGAGTACCTTCTACACCTCCGATCCGGTCGTTGGATACACCGATTACCCGTTCCTCGATTAA